The Caproicibacterium lactatifermentans genome contains a region encoding:
- the jag gene encoding RNA-binding cell elongation regulator Jag/EloR translates to MRREAIETGETVEAARVAACRELGVEPDEAEFEILEMPVKKTLGLFGGSPAKVRAFVEEGPAEKAASYLESILNNIGLPELQIDVQKEEGGAMLSISGGDIGFIIGHRGETLDALQYLAGLVANQSEDSYYRITLDIGGYREKRRETLEALGKKLAAKAVKSGRNNSLEPMNPYERRIIHTAVQEVSGAISWSEGKDQTRHVVIGPEGGERYQPHRRSGHTGYGHQQGGRKPYGNGSRHRPSGPRNSGRPSSEQQDRHPAEECPSVPLHGHTSRDNEQQR, encoded by the coding sequence ATGCGCAGAGAAGCGATTGAAACCGGTGAAACGGTGGAAGCGGCCCGCGTGGCGGCGTGCCGTGAACTGGGTGTGGAACCGGATGAGGCGGAATTTGAAATTCTGGAAATGCCGGTGAAAAAAACACTGGGTCTTTTTGGCGGAAGCCCCGCAAAAGTACGTGCTTTTGTGGAGGAAGGCCCCGCTGAAAAAGCTGCCTCTTACCTTGAAAGTATCCTGAACAATATCGGTTTGCCGGAGTTACAGATAGATGTACAGAAGGAGGAAGGCGGTGCTATGCTTTCCATTTCTGGCGGCGACATTGGGTTTATCATTGGGCACCGCGGCGAAACACTGGACGCCCTGCAGTACCTGGCGGGTTTGGTGGCGAATCAATCGGAAGACAGCTATTATCGCATTACGCTGGACATCGGCGGCTACCGGGAAAAACGTCGGGAAACGCTGGAGGCGTTGGGCAAGAAGCTGGCAGCGAAAGCGGTTAAGTCTGGCCGCAACAACTCCCTGGAGCCGATGAATCCCTATGAACGCCGTATTATTCACACGGCGGTGCAGGAAGTGTCTGGTGCCATCAGCTGGAGTGAGGGCAAGGACCAGACCCGCCATGTTGTGATTGGTCCGGAGGGCGGCGAACGGTATCAGCCGCATAGAAGAAGCGGGCACACGGGATACGGACATCAACAGGGTGGAAGAAAGCCTTACGGCAATGGTTCGCGTCATCGCCCGTCCGGCCCGAGAAACAGCGGCCGTCCGTCTTCGGAACAGCAGGACCGCCACCCGGCGGAAGAGTGTCCGTCGGTGCCGCTGCATGGCCATACCAGCCGGGACAACGAACAGCAGCGATAA
- a CDS encoding YidC/Oxa1 family membrane protein insertase codes for MNFFNNIFNGLGWLIGYPLYGLYYVVRNYGVAVILFTVILQLLSFPMYIKQQKTMSGSMRMQKKMQELKKIYANDKPKLMEAQQELYEKEGMGGMGSGCLMTLLPMLIFMAMFWAYASPLTNVLHVDAGAVSKAADLIQRVPGDALASTMGNYASMYRQLDIAKDFHLIQPYLTNIFSPYDMQKLTTFSGSFMFLGLNLLQTPAVAGQFWSTIFTTPLFILPFASIALQMIATVYMTYSQKKMGQAQPQQGCMTVFMVLMPLFFGYITCTLPAAMSLYYAVSGLMNLVRAWMMQKYYSPQMLTAEAEGSHVLLMNQREAAMKPLEPEIQQELESRVRNYNQVAVDNAAAGKKKAKSGGQKKNKGALKPQSKSDYMGQKK; via the coding sequence GTTATTTTGCAGCTGCTGAGTTTTCCCATGTACATCAAACAGCAGAAAACAATGTCCGGCAGTATGCGCATGCAGAAGAAAATGCAGGAACTGAAGAAAATTTACGCCAATGACAAGCCAAAACTGATGGAAGCACAGCAGGAGCTTTATGAAAAGGAAGGCATGGGCGGCATGGGAAGCGGCTGCCTGATGACGCTTCTGCCAATGCTTATCTTTATGGCTATGTTCTGGGCCTACGCCAGCCCGCTGACCAACGTGCTGCATGTGGATGCCGGTGCTGTGTCAAAAGCTGCTGACTTGATTCAGCGTGTGCCGGGGGATGCATTGGCCAGCACGATGGGCAACTATGCTAGTATGTACCGCCAGCTGGACATTGCGAAGGACTTCCACCTGATTCAGCCCTATCTGACAAACATTTTCAGCCCCTATGATATGCAGAAACTGACCACTTTCAGCGGCAGCTTTATGTTCCTGGGGCTGAATCTGCTGCAGACACCAGCAGTAGCGGGACAGTTCTGGAGCACAATTTTTACGACACCGCTGTTTATTCTCCCCTTTGCCAGTATCGCTCTGCAGATGATTGCAACGGTTTATATGACTTACAGCCAGAAAAAAATGGGACAGGCACAGCCGCAGCAGGGCTGCATGACCGTTTTCATGGTGCTGATGCCTTTGTTCTTTGGATATATCACCTGTACGCTGCCGGCAGCTATGAGCTTGTACTATGCCGTCAGCGGCCTTATGAACCTGGTCCGTGCGTGGATGATGCAGAAGTATTATTCTCCGCAGATGCTGACCGCAGAGGCGGAAGGCTCCCATGTTCTGCTGATGAACCAGCGAGAGGCTGCCATGAAACCGCTGGAACCGGAAATTCAGCAGGAGCTGGAGAGCCGTGTGCGCAACTATAACCAGGTTGCGGTGGACAATGCGGCAGCCGGCAAGAAAAAGGCAAAATCCGGCGGACAGAAAAAGAATAAGGGAGCCTTAAAGCCGCAGAGCAAATCGGATTATATGGGCCAGAAAAAGTAA